GAATCTGCAACTAATTTCTATTCAGGAAAAATTTCAGAGGGTGGCCATAATTGAGAGGTAGCTTTAGAAAGCCAGAAAACactagaagaagaagcagtttAGTAAATCACTGCTACAAACTACCACTAGAAATTATCAAACTTCCAAACAATTGAACCAATCAAAACATATTCGAAGCTCAAACTAAACACAGCTTTCAGAAGTCAGAACCACTTATTTTCTTCCAAACCATCACTTGaaccaaaaatatttgttaatttattttttaaaaaatgcagCAGCTAGAACTGCAATCAAACGAGTAAACACAACAGAATTCAGCAGAAACAGAAACGATTGCCGGAGTAAAATATCCCTGAACCAATCAATTGCAGgctttaaaaaattgaaataaataaattaatcgaTTCGAAGAGTAGCTAAATAATAGCAGCATAATATTTCGAATACGAAAAGCAgaacaacaaagaaaatttcaaaaataataaataaataaataaataaaaaggagcAAAATGTACCAACAATGGCGTATGTGAATGAAGAATCGCCGATCTCTGAATCAGCGAAACCGGTGAAGTCGAAACAGCAAAATGAAAATacagagaaattaaagaagcgAATGAAGAATgaacgcttcttcttcttcttcttagcaAAAACTGTACGTAAAACGCAAAAATGGTGTTGGTTGCTTCAACGTCACATGAAAGAAGAGATTGATTCAAAGGTAAAGAACGAAATCAAAACCCTAAAGAAGTCTTTGTGAATTATTTCCTCTTCTTCCGCGTTTGAAAATGCGAAGAATCTATTATTATGGCGAATCTCTCTCTTTCTGACAGCATAAACACAATCATCATTATCAACATTAGTTGAAACTGtttctctctcttatttaacgttttttcctttctttcttctctaacACACTCATGTCCACGGTGTCATTATGGTGCATAAATTGCAATTAGAAATGATAAATCAAATCATAATTATTATGAtggcatttttatttttattttgacaatTTGGTTTGGGCATTTGAAAATGAGAGAAGGTAATAGCGGGAGCAACGGATTCTACACGTGGCGGACACCGAGGCGCCAACCAAAACTACATGTAACCGCCCTAGCTATGCTCCATGACTTTCTCGATACGATGCGTCGCGGGTCTATCATGCATCCCTACATATGCTGCCACATGCCTTCTTCTTCTAAAGTCTTAATTAGTTGACCCCACAGAGATAGAGAAACTCTTTGCACcccaatttttattattttttatcatcattTGTCCGgtacaaatattaaataattatctcATTAANNNNNNNNNNNNNNNNNNNNNNTGGTTTCatttttcttgtctttttttctttgataaataaaaaatatttcaattatctaataattaattatgatttttaattgatcatttataattttaagagtttaatttaattgttaTGAGCTAAATATGTTACCCAAtagtaaatttatttaatagaaATCATGAttgaattaaatatttatactaatataattttttatatttacaaaaaatatcatatttattgattatttttatttttaaattatttaaaaattattttttgataatatctcctaaagatttttttttcaacagatgatttttttagatatcgaattaatagttaatttttatataaattaatttataagttTAATTATGTCAAAAAAACAAACGAGTACAAGTCACCTAGTGATAtgtcaaaaatcaaaattatcagAAAGAGATAATATACATGATGTATTATGTTAAAAAGACGGGcaatttatacatataaaattattgaagaaaatattTACGCAAATACAACATTGGTAATTTTCAGACGCAAATGTAACAAACGCAATTATATATAATCCGCTACGTTCTGTAGCGGAATTTAATTGCACGTAATCCGCTACAGGGTATCGCGAATTACGTTGAGGACGGAGTTACTCATAAACCGTTTCACCCTGGAGCGGTTTATGACCAAATGGTTTTTATGCATAATCCGTTACACCCTACACCCTGTAACGGATTATGAGTATAGTGGTTTGTCTATATATACCGCGTGAGGCTGTAGCGAAAATCATTTGAGTTATTTTGGAAAGaaagttagagagagaaagtagagagaagggagagaaaatttaaaatatttgagtaGTTTGGAAGAATGGAGGATGAACGGCGGTTGTACCGGCTCGACGGCGTTGCTCACGTAGCCGGAACCATCGATGCAGAGGTAAGTGTCTGTATTTCCAAACACTATTTTaataaatgtatattttattcaatattaaGGAAGTAATTCATTAATTAGATAGATAGAGACTTAGTTTAGGTTTtggtttgtaaataaaaatttgaaatataaacTTTGACATCTAACATTTAATAGTCAAGGTAGAGAGGTAAATTAGTAATTTCAAAACCCAAGTAGCTTAAGACTAGAAATACAAGCTATAGTTTGGTTGGTGATGTTATTGTTAGAAATTAAGTCGGTGTTCTTTATTTCTGAAAATGCAGCCAACCCGATGTGTGTATAACGTTCGTAGGCAACAGAATATGTCGTTACATGATAGGATCATACCTTACTTAGAGAGGGCTGGGTTGTACCACCTGGCTAGGCTGAACGCGCATTGGTTCTGGTTGGATGAACCTCTGGTCAGCGCATTTATTGAGAGGTGGCGGCCTGAGACCCACACTTTTCATATGCCATTCGGAGAGTCTACTATCACGCTCCAGGACGTGGCATACCAGCTCGGGCTGCCCGTGGATGGCCAGGCTGTTTCCGGGTGCATGACAGACTTCCACATGCACATCGAGGGAGCTAGACCGGCATGGGAGTGGTTCGAGGAGTTATTTAGTGAACTTCCGCCGCCGGATAAGAAAAAGTTATACACAGTCCACTTCACATGGTTTCATGAGCGGTTCAGGGTGTTACCAGCGGATGCTTCGGAGGAGACCGTGCGCATATATGCACGTACGTATATTATGATGCTTCTGTCGACATAGTTGTTCATGGACAAGAGTGCTAATCGAGTCCACATTCACTGGCTACCTTTTGTGGCGAGACTTGATGATATGGGCAGCTATAGCTAGGGCGCCGCTGCATTGGCGTGGCTGTACCGATGCATGTGCAGGGTGGCGAACAGAAACGTCACCAACTTGGCGAACAGCCGGATATGGCGGGCTGTCACCAGCCTGATCTACTTTGCAGTTATTGAGTGGCATCAGGTTGACAGGGTCTTCCTACAGCTAGGGGGCATACAGCATTTGCCTGACCCAGCGCTCAACATAGAGTATCTTCATAGTAAGGACGGCAGGGGTGGAGATAGATGGTTCCCGACTTACTATAGGACATGGCATCAGCATTGGGACGAGCGACTTTGTTCTGTGTTGAGTGTCCAGAGAGTTCCTGATCATGGTCCATCCCCTGAGTACCTGGACTAGTAGCACCGTGTTGCACATAGGATTCTGTCACCAGGAGTTGCTTTCGCCGACCCCAGGCCGACCCAGGTTCCGGACAATGCTATACTCAGAAGGTCGTCGCAGGCACTGACTAGAGTTCCAGCGTCCGATATGCCGAATAACAGACGTTTGGAGCAGAGACGATGCATTGGTACACTTGCCACTGATCGCGACTGGCGCTGGCTATACGACATGATGCAGGAGGAGCAGATTGGTGGTGATGACGGAGGCCAGGGATATCATCGCCTTCGTCGATCTTCTGCTAGATGACGGGCTGCTCGTGGTGGAGGAGCACCTCCCGTCCACCACGATGACGAGGCAGGATCGTCTCGTCAGCACCCTATAGACACTCATGCTGGTGGCACCGCGGAGGCTAGTATGGGTGGTACACCTTTTACCCACGTATCTAGCTCTCAGGTACTACCTGGGTGTAGCACACAGCTGTTAGCCGATCTTGCTACCACTTCTTTCACCATGGATTTCGACGATCAGTTGTGTGGACCCCAGTTCTATGCGGATTTTGGTGAGTTCATATGGGGTGACGACGTTCATCAGTACCAGAGCTCGATTCCAAGCGGCCCTTCAGACCCTACGGAATATAGGCCACAGCCAGCAGATATGCTTGAGACCCAGGTTCTTGAGACCCAGCTCCCGGTCGACTTGAATGAGCCCGCAGGCAGCCCGTACGACACTTGGTTCGGGATGGGGAGGACGCCACCATCTGCATTTGGAGTTGGGGCACAGGAGGCTCCGCCGGGAGATCGGCGAGCGGCTAGGGTTAGGCGTCCGACTCGTGTGGCACAGGCTCGCACCTACTTGGTCCATTCGGAGGCGATCATGATGTTGACGGTGACCAGCAGTAACGTCCGACTCTCTTAATTTCTGACAATTATCCATGTATGAATTatgacttatttattttatgttaggGTTAACGACTTGTGATAGTTATATCTGTATTAGTTATGTAGTTATACCTGTATTATTTTTGTACGAGTTAATGCGAATGACAATTATATTTTGTATCAATTCGTGCATTTGGCATCATGAATTTTTAACCCTAACATATAAATACCACTATACTCATAATCCGCTACAGGGTGTAGCGGATTATGTATAAAAGCCATTTGGTCATAAATCGCTACAGGGTGTAGCGGTTTATGAGTAACCCCGCCCTCAACGTAATTCGCGATACCCAATAGCGGATTACGTGCAATTAAGTTCCGCTGCAGGATGTAGTGGATTATATATAGTTGCGTTTGTTGCATTTGCGTCTGGAAATTGTCAATGTTATATTTGCGTTAACGTTTTCTTTAATCATTTTATATGTGTAAATTGCCCTAAAAAGACtgtctctaaatttttttaaattgtaaaaagtagataaccaatatttttaaaatacaatatccaaacaagaaaaaaagaaaaaaaaacaaaatgtcatgaatgattttttttgtgatttaatGTCATGAATGAATTAATAATTGTGTCATactatcaaattaaaaaaaagaaaagaaatttaattatGCTAGGTTCCATCATCCATTATAGTTCTGTACAAAATGCTTCTGATACGAGTTGAGAGGAGGATCGGGAACCTGCGAGTTGGATCGGATGTTGGATGGCCCAGATGGAGCGGAGgggaggtacctgcaaagacactccgacgctcaagtcagaatggatctaAGAGGTATAAGGTGTGAGGAATGGATCATTACCTGGAGGGACTCGGGTCCTCTATTTATAGATGATGgtggttatcttatctttatcttgtCTGGCTAAGATAAGGGGTGCGTTTAAATTCAAAAGTTGGTTAGAGGGCCGATACGGGGCCTTCTAGAGAGATGAAACGGGTAAACCCGGTAAGCCGGGTTTCGGGTTTGGTCCTAGGTTTGGGATCCGTGGGCCGGATCCGTAACAGTTGCCCCCGTAGCGAGAGAGCGAATGTCTTCGGTTTGTCGCTAGGAGTTCGAGCCGTTTCTTTTACGTTTTTGGCGTTGGTCGAGTGCTCGTTTGGTGATGAGGTCGGCTCCTCGATTTTGTTTTGGTCTTGATGTGACCTTTCCGTGTCTTGCTGCGCTTTGTTGCGTCTTTTGAGGTGCAATTGTTTAGTTTGCTTTTCCGAGGGGGCATTTATTGTGGAGGGGTTTTTCTCCTTTTTGCCCCCGTGAGTTTTCATTGCTCTCAGGGTCAGTTACGTCTTTTCGCTTTCTTTTTGAAACCGTTTGCTTTGGTTTTTATTTCCCTCgtcagttttttcttttttccaaagAAAAAGGAACCGTTCATTTTCTGGAGAACTCTTCGTTGGTTTTTTGCTCCCTAGTGCCGTTCTGTTGTCTTCAAGCCTTCTTCTCaagctttcttcaatttcaccAGGTTGGTATTTTTTGCCTTTTTCCTTTCATATTTGCTTGTGCATGCCTGTTTTGTTTTTGCTATCTGTTTTGCCGCGTCTGGTGTTTTTGTTGGGTTCGGGGAAGGGGCTGAGCACCGCCGTTTTTACCTTGATTGTAGTGGTGGTTTAAGACGTTTGGGTTTGGTAGTGGTGTTTTTAGGTTCTTATTTTGTCATTGTTAGTTTTGACTTATTTGGCACGTCCTTGCCCGTGATGACGTTCACTATGATGGTTGGATCTTCTTCTGTGTTTTCCCTGGGCGGTTTTTGAGTTCTTGGGTTGCGTCCTTCTCTTTCTGGCGATTTGTCTCTGTCGGCGCGCCTTGGTTCTCTGATGATTTTGACGAACTCTGGGAGTTTGCCGTCCCGTATGGCCTGTTCAAGGGCGTCTTTAAGATCGTAACAAtcatgagttttgtggccatatCCGCGGTGGTAGTCGCAGTAGAGGGCTTTGTTTCCTCCTGTCCTTTCCTTGAGTGGTCGGGCCCTGGGGATGATGCCTCGATCTGCTATTTGGTGGTATACCTCCGTAATTGGTGCTGTTAGGGGGGTGTAATTGGAGAACTTTCCTATTCTTGGTGGTCGGTGGGTCGGTTTAATGTGGTCTCGTTGGGTTTCTTTGGCTGGTACATTATGACGAGGAGTCGGGTTGCCGTGTTGGTTGCCGACGTGTTGCCGTTTGTTGGCCGCGACGACCTGGCTGACCTCCTCGTTTGTTGGCAGCGACGACCTGGCTGACTTCCTCGTCGTTGATGTAATCTTTGGCGACGTTCTGGATTTCGTGCATGGTCCATACCGGTTTGGTGGTGAGATGTTTGCGAAAGTCTTCATTCATGAGCCCGTTAGTTAGGCAGAGGCTAGCGACGGAGTCCGTGAGTCCGTCGATCGTCAAGCATTCGTCGTTGAAGCGGTCAAGGTATTTTCTTGTGGATTCTTCTTGCTTTTATGTGACCCCTAATAGGCTGATGGGGGTGTTTAGCCTTGGTGATTCGGGTTGTGAACTGGGCCATGAATTTTCTTGTGATGTCGTGGAAGCTAGTTATGGATCCGTTCGGGAGGGCGTTGAACCATTTGATCGCTGGTCCGGCAAGGGTTACCGGGAAGGCTCTGCATCGGACTGCGTCGGATGCTCCTTCTAAGT
This portion of the Arachis duranensis cultivar V14167 chromosome 6, aradu.V14167.gnm2.J7QH, whole genome shotgun sequence genome encodes:
- the LOC107495677 gene encoding serine/threonine-protein phosphatase 7 long form homolog produces the protein MEDERRLYRLDGVAHVAGTIDAEPTRCVYNVRRQQNMSLHDRIIPYLERAGLYHLARLNAHWFWLDEPLVSAFIERWRPETHTFHMPFGESTITLQDVAYQLGLPVDGQAVSGCMTDFHMHIEGARPAWEWFEELFSELPPPDKKKLYTVHFTWFHERFRVLPADASEETVRIYARTYIMMLLST